CGTCGGCCAGGCATAGTTGACGTCGGCGCGGATATGCTTGGAGGCCATCACGTCGTAAGCGCCGCCATAGGCCTTGCGGGTGATCACGGTGACCTTCGGCACGGTGGCCTCGGCATAGGCAAACAGCAGTTTCGCGCCATGCTTGATGATGCCGCCATATTCCTGGGACGTGCCCGGAAGGAAGCCCGGCACGTCGACCAGCGTCAGGATCGGAATGTTGAAGGCGTCGCAGAAGCGCACGAAGCGGGCTGCTTTCTTGGACGAATCGATGTCGAGGCAACCCGCCAGCACCATTGGTTGGTTGGCGACGACGCCGACAGTGGTCCCGTTCAACCGGATGAAGCCGCAAAGAATGTTCTTGGCATGGTTCGCCTGGATCTCGAAGAAGTCGCCCTCATCGGCCACCCGAAGGATCACCTCGCGCATGTCATAGGGCTTGTTCGGATTGTCCGGGATCAGCGTATCAAGCGCATTCTCGAGCCGGTCGGCGCGGTCGGCGGTCGGAAGCTCCGGTGGTGTCTCGCGACTCGACAGCGGAAGGAAATCGAACATCCGGCGGATCTCGATCAGCGCCTCGACATCATTGTCATAGGCCCCATCGGCAACAGAAGATTTCTTGGTGTGGGTGGACGCGCCGCCAAGCTCTTCAGCCGTGACGATCTCGTTGGTCACGGTCTTGACCACATCCGGGCCGGTGACGAACATGTAGCTTGTATCCTTCACCATGAAGATGAAGTCGGTCATGGCCGGAGAATAGACCGCGCCGCCCGCGCAGGGGCCCATGATCACTGAAATCTGCGGGATTACGCCCGAGGCCTGCACATTGCGCCAGAACACCTCGGCATAGCCGCCGAGCGAGGCCACGCCTTCCTGGATTCGCGCGCCGCCGGAATCGTTCAAGCCGATCAGCGGAGCGCCGTTTTGCACGGCGAGATCCATGATCTTGCAGATCTTCTCTGCATGGGTTTCCGACAATGAGCCGCCGAACACGGTGAAATCCTGGGAGAAAACATAGACCGGGCGGCCATTGATGGTGCCCCAGCCGGTAATCACGCCGTCGCCCGGATAAACCTGCTGCTCCATGCCGAAATCGGTGCAGCGATGGGTCTTGTACATGTCGTACTCTTCGAACGACCCCTCATCAAGCAGCACGTCAAGGCGTTCACGTGCGGTCAGCTTGCCCTTGGCGTGCTGTGCATCGATCCGTTTTTGGCCGCCACCCAGCCGGGCTTCCGCGCGCCGCTGTTCGACTTCTTCGATAATGTCGCGCATTCAAGTCTCCCCTTTTTGCCACCATCACCGATATTGCCGGAAACACCAAGCAGGCCCAACCCGGTATGGCCGCAGCAGCAGCCGTGAGTGGTAGCGCGATTGGAGCTAAGGCAACAGGGTTGAAAAGGTAAGCATGTTGCACTAGCAATGTTTGCAACTGTATTTTTGCAATATTGCGAAGTTTGATGCGCGCACGCAAACTCTTCATTGGCGGAAAGATCCGCGCCATCCGCGGCGAGCAGGGCCTCACGCAGGCAGGCTTTGCCACCAAGCTTGGCATATCGACCAGCTATCTCAACCAGATCGAAAACAACCAGCGCCATGTCAGTGCGTCCGTGCTGCTGGCGCTGGCGGAAGCCTTTTCGGTCGATATCACCACCTTGTCGGATCAGGACACCGACCGGCTGCTAGCCGATGTGTCCGAGGCGCTGGCCGATCCGGTCTCGGGCGGAACCCAGCCCTCGCTCACCGACGTCAAGCTGGTGGTGCAGAACGCGCCTTCCTTCGCGCGCGCATTCGTCGCCCTGCACCAGGCCATGCGCCGCTCCGGCGATCAGCTTGCCGAGCTCGACGAGACTCTGGAACGGTCCGGCGCGCTGACAGATCCTACCCCCTATGAAGAGGTCCGTGACTTCTTCCATTATGTCGACAACTACATCCATGAGCTCGATCTGGCCGGCGAGGCGCTGAACCAGGAGCTGGCAAAAAGCCGCGGCGTCAGCCTCAAGGCTCTGGCGGATTACATCGAGCGCCGCCACCGCGTCCGGGTGGTGATCGGTGCGGGCGGTGAAGCAGGCGCCGGGCAGGGCGAGGGTGACGCCGTTGGCCTGCGCCGCTTCGATCCGGTCAGCCGCGTGCTCTGGCTCAATCCGCGCAGCCCGGTCTCCACGCAAGCCTTCCAGATCGCCTGCCAGATTGCGCTGATCGAACATGATGCGGTGATGCGCCGGATTATCGAGGAAGCCCGCTTCCGCTCAGCCGATGCCGCCGCGATCTGCCGCATCGGATTGGCCAACTATTTTGCCGGCGCCGCTATCCTGCCCTATGGCGCGTTCGCTGCCGCAGCGCGTGAGCTGCGTCACGATCTGGTGCTTCTGGCCGACCGGTTTTCGACCAGCCTGGAGCAGGTGGCGCACAGGCTATCGACCCTTCAACGTCCCGGCCAGAAAGGTGTGCCGTTTTTCTTTGCCCGGGTCGACAAGGCCGGCAATATCACCAAACGCCACTCGGCGACCAAGCTGCAATTCGCCCGCTTCGGTTCGGCCTGTCCATTGTGGAACGCGCACTCGGCCTTCGAGACTCCGAACCGCATCATAAGGCAACTGGCTGAAACGCCCGATGGCGTGCGCTATCTCTGCCTCGCCACTACAGTCTCGAAACCTTCGGGGGGCTGGCGCGACCCGGTGCAATTCTATGCCCTGGCACTCGGCTGCGAGGTCGCCCACGCAGGCGAACTGGTCTATGCCGATGATCTTGATGTCGCCCGCGCCGAAGCCTTTGAGCCAATTGGCGTCTCCTGCCGGATCTGCGAGCGCCGCGAATGTCACCAGCGCGCCGTGCCGCCGCTCAAACGCCGCCTGCTGGTCGATCCCGACAGGCGCAAGCCGGTTCCCTATGATCTAGATTGACAACCATACTGCGCGCACTGTTCTGCGCAAGACTTGCAGCGGACCGCCCGGGCAGGTTAGGAACCGGGAACAGGCTGAGAATTTGAGTGCCCCAATCACGGGGCCAGCTAGCGAAAGGCCAAGGCAGTGACAGGCACGATCTATGTCCTCAATGGACCCAACCTCAATCTGCTCGGCAAGCGCCAGCCCGACATCTATGGCCATGAAACGCTTGCAGACGTGGAAAGCGCATGCGCTGAGCGCGCCGCTGTTCATGGTCTGAAAACCCGCTTCCTGCAGTCCAATGCCGAACATCAGCTGATCGACTGGATCCATGAAGCTCGCGAGAGTGCGGTTGCCATCGTCATCAATCCGGCCGCCTACACCCACACCTCGGTGGCGATCCTTGATGCGCTCAATGCCTTTGAAGGTCCGGTGATCGAAGTCCACATTTCCAATGTGCACAAGCGTGAGGACTTCCGTCATCATTCATTTGTGTCGCTGAGAGCCGACGGCGTCATCGCCGGCTGCGGAACGCAAGGCTATCTGCTGGCGATCGATCGTGTGGCAACTGTTCTGGCCGCCAGCTGATGATCACCGCGATCTGGTGTTGGAACGGTGGCGCCGAACCAGCCCGAATCGGAAGATTGCCCCTTCGTTTCAGGAGCGCTTGAGTGCGCGTTTCGATGATCTCCGCAGCCCTGGTGGCAGCTCTTGTCGGCTACGGCTCGACCATTGCCCTGGTGCTAGCCGCCGCAGCCGCTGTTGGCGCGGATTCAGGCCAGACCGCCTCCTGGGTGGCGGCGGTCTGCTTTTCCAAGGCAATCGGCGCCGCGCTTTTGAGCACCTGGAAGAAAATTCCGGTGCTGTTGGCCTGGTCGACGCCAGGCGCAGCACTCATTGCAGCCTCCACCGGGGTCGATATCCACCAGGCCGTTGGTGCGTTCATCTTTGCCGGATTGCTGATTGCATTGACTGCGGCCATCCGTCCGCTCAACCGGGCGGTCAACGCTATTCCTACCGGTGTAGCTTCGGGCATGCTGGCGGGGGTGCTGCTGCCCTTCACCATGGCAGTGGCCCTGCATGCGGCCAATGAAGCCGCGCTGGTCTTGCCGTTGATTGCGGTGTTTGTGGTGGTGCGCCTGATCAATCCGCTGATGGCGGTTCTGGCGGCGCTGATGGCCGGTCTGGCTATGGCCTTTACCTATGGAGGTGCGCCGCCGCCCTCGACTGATGTCGACTGGACCTTGCTGACCTTCGTCAGGCCGGAGTTCAATCCCGCCGTGCTGCTCGGTCTTGGCGTGCCGCTCTATCTCGTCACAATGGCGTCGCAGAACTTGCCGGGCTTTGCCGTGCTGCGCGCCCATGGCTACGAGCCGCCGGTGACCGAAGCGCTTGGCGTGACCGGCATCCTCTCCTCGTTTTTCGCATTGTTCGGCGCGCCTACGATCAACATGGCGGCCATAACGGCCGCCATCTGTTTGGGCGACGACGTTCACCCAGACAAGTCCCAGCGCTGGAAAGTCGGCCTCGCCTATGCAGCGGTCTGGAGCATGCTTGGCCTGTTCGGCCCTGTCATCGTGCCGGCCATTCTCGCAATGCCGCCGGAGATCATTGCGGTGGTGGCCGGTCTCGCGCTGATCCCGCCGCTGATCGGCGCGCTTGTCTCTGCGTTCGATGTGCCGGCAACACGTTTCGCTGCCGCCGCGACATTCGCGGTCACAGCGTCTGGTGTTGCAGCCTTTGGCATAGGGGCCGCGTTCTGGGGGCTGCTGGCGGGTCTTCTGGTCCACCTCCTGGATCATATGAAGCTGCGCTGATCCCTGCGGCGGCGATCACGATCGCATTTGTTTGCGGTGAATTGACACGAGTCAAAGCGCTCGGCCCGCTTTCC
The DNA window shown above is from Hoeflea phototrophica DFL-43 and carries:
- the aroQ gene encoding type II 3-dehydroquinate dehydratase produces the protein MTGTIYVLNGPNLNLLGKRQPDIYGHETLADVESACAERAAVHGLKTRFLQSNAEHQLIDWIHEARESAVAIVINPAAYTHTSVAILDALNAFEGPVIEVHISNVHKREDFRHHSFVSLRADGVIAGCGTQGYLLAIDRVATVLAAS
- a CDS encoding acyl-CoA carboxylase subunit beta, producing MRDIIEEVEQRRAEARLGGGQKRIDAQHAKGKLTARERLDVLLDEGSFEEYDMYKTHRCTDFGMEQQVYPGDGVITGWGTINGRPVYVFSQDFTVFGGSLSETHAEKICKIMDLAVQNGAPLIGLNDSGGARIQEGVASLGGYAEVFWRNVQASGVIPQISVIMGPCAGGAVYSPAMTDFIFMVKDTSYMFVTGPDVVKTVTNEIVTAEELGGASTHTKKSSVADGAYDNDVEALIEIRRMFDFLPLSSRETPPELPTADRADRLENALDTLIPDNPNKPYDMREVILRVADEGDFFEIQANHAKNILCGFIRLNGTTVGVVANQPMVLAGCLDIDSSKKAARFVRFCDAFNIPILTLVDVPGFLPGTSQEYGGIIKHGAKLLFAYAEATVPKVTVITRKAYGGAYDVMASKHIRADVNYAWPTAQIAVMGAKGATEILYRSELGDPDKIAQRTADYEDRFANPFVAAQRGFIDEVIMPHSTRRRVVRAFEMLKTKKVTQPLRKHNNIPL
- a CDS encoding helix-turn-helix domain-containing protein gives rise to the protein MRARKLFIGGKIRAIRGEQGLTQAGFATKLGISTSYLNQIENNQRHVSASVLLALAEAFSVDITTLSDQDTDRLLADVSEALADPVSGGTQPSLTDVKLVVQNAPSFARAFVALHQAMRRSGDQLAELDETLERSGALTDPTPYEEVRDFFHYVDNYIHELDLAGEALNQELAKSRGVSLKALADYIERRHRVRVVIGAGGEAGAGQGEGDAVGLRRFDPVSRVLWLNPRSPVSTQAFQIACQIALIEHDAVMRRIIEEARFRSADAAAICRIGLANYFAGAAILPYGAFAAAARELRHDLVLLADRFSTSLEQVAHRLSTLQRPGQKGVPFFFARVDKAGNITKRHSATKLQFARFGSACPLWNAHSAFETPNRIIRQLAETPDGVRYLCLATTVSKPSGGWRDPVQFYALALGCEVAHAGELVYADDLDVARAEAFEPIGVSCRICERRECHQRAVPPLKRRLLVDPDRRKPVPYDLD
- a CDS encoding benzoate/H(+) symporter BenE family transporter, giving the protein MRVSMISAALVAALVGYGSTIALVLAAAAAVGADSGQTASWVAAVCFSKAIGAALLSTWKKIPVLLAWSTPGAALIAASTGVDIHQAVGAFIFAGLLIALTAAIRPLNRAVNAIPTGVASGMLAGVLLPFTMAVALHAANEAALVLPLIAVFVVVRLINPLMAVLAALMAGLAMAFTYGGAPPPSTDVDWTLLTFVRPEFNPAVLLGLGVPLYLVTMASQNLPGFAVLRAHGYEPPVTEALGVTGILSSFFALFGAPTINMAAITAAICLGDDVHPDKSQRWKVGLAYAAVWSMLGLFGPVIVPAILAMPPEIIAVVAGLALIPPLIGALVSAFDVPATRFAAAATFAVTASGVAAFGIGAAFWGLLAGLLVHLLDHMKLR